Within the Candidatus Bipolaricaulota bacterium genome, the region CATCGGAGTGGAACGGTATCGAGAGGCGCTTAGAGCGGCTGAAAGAGTGCTTGCTCAAATTGGCTCCACTCGCGAACAAGAGGAGTGAAGAATTCGCCGACAACCCTTATCTGCGCGATATCGTGGAGCGGAATCTAGAGGTCGCGGCGCAGGCGTGCATCGACATCGCCAATCGGATCATCGCCTTGGAGCAGTTGGAGAAACCGTCCGATGCCCATGGTGCGATAGAGATGCTCGGGAAAGTCGGCGTGCTACCGCGTGAGTTTGCGGAGAAGCTCGCCCCGATCGCCGGTTTCCGAAACATCCTTGTGCACGAATATCTGGAGATCGACTGGGCCGAGATCATGAAGTATCTGAGTCGGCTGGACGATCTGCACGCGTTCATGGAGTACATCAAACGCTGGTTGAAAGAGAGAACCGGTTGAGATCCGCTGTCGTCCCCACGGTGTAGAACCCGCCGGCACAGCAGGAGACCGGGCCGCAGAACTCTGCTTCTCAGTATCCGAACCCTCCAGGATCCTCCCGGGAGGTGAACCACTAGGAAGTACAACCAGCGGGTTAGAGGATATACCGTGACAGGTCGGGGTCCTCGACGATTCCGGAAAGGCGTTTTAGCACGTAGTCACGGTCGATGGTGATCGTCTCACCGGAGTGCTCGTCGGCGGAGAAGGAGATTTCCTCC harbors:
- a CDS encoding DUF86 domain-containing protein; translated protein: MERRLERLKECLLKLAPLANKRSEEFADNPYLRDIVERNLEVAAQACIDIANRIIALEQLEKPSDAHGAIEMLGKVGVLPREFAEKLAPIAGFRNILVHEYLEIDWAEIMKYLSRLDDLHAFMEYIKRWLKERTG